One genomic region from Bacillus solimangrovi encodes:
- a CDS encoding uracil-DNA glycosylase family protein yields the protein MTKCNGKINVIVKAETRREFMLFTEMMNELSEQYLVPDANMTNASIIFILESPHVQEVKHGVPVAGASGITMTKQLLGNECKQPLGLIVKAHLNEGIHNEIGKVGLMNICQIPMQRTAYQKDDIESYLPMFDIIEEIRTANHKERFKNETYNEVQTLILEHFLKRLRNVESESCILIPCGRFAQKFFRLAQKIDKDRNWKTIEEVPHPSYNSWSRERYKNVIDKVIKSYHEINQIKDIK from the coding sequence GTGACAAAATGTAATGGAAAAATAAATGTTATAGTTAAGGCTGAAACGAGGCGAGAGTTTATGTTATTTACAGAGATGATGAATGAACTATCAGAACAATATTTAGTACCTGATGCAAATATGACGAATGCATCTATTATATTTATATTAGAATCTCCACATGTGCAAGAAGTGAAACATGGTGTCCCAGTTGCAGGTGCTTCAGGTATTACGATGACAAAACAACTGCTGGGAAACGAGTGTAAACAGCCGCTCGGATTGATTGTGAAAGCTCACTTAAATGAAGGTATTCATAATGAGATTGGGAAAGTTGGATTAATGAATATTTGCCAAATACCGATGCAAAGGACAGCTTATCAAAAAGATGACATCGAATCTTACCTTCCAATGTTTGATATTATTGAAGAGATAAGAACTGCAAATCATAAAGAAAGGTTTAAAAACGAAACTTATAATGAAGTGCAAACTCTCATCCTAGAACATTTCTTAAAAAGGTTAAGAAATGTTGAAAGTGAGTCATGTATTTTGATTCCGTGTGGACGATTTGCGCAGAAATTTTTTAGATTAGCACAAAAAATCGATAAGGACAGAAATTGGAAAACAATTGAGGAAGTACCACACCCTTCGTATAACTCATGGAGTAGAGAACGTTATAAGAATGTAATTGACAAAGTAATAAAAAGCTATCATGAAATAAACCAAATTAAAGATATCAAATGA
- a CDS encoding iron-containing alcohol dehydrogenase family protein, producing MINPVTSVPIPAILEISKGATLHLEHILQKHGFNNGLILFDSFTYHAYKQNLQQSLKSVKMDMVMLPGDLDISALIKTAFELQHYEVILAMGGGTIIDYGKYIAFSKRIPFISIPTSASNDGFASSNCSLQVNKRKTTVPAKIPYGIITDLQIIEKAPQKFILAGIGDLMSNITALYDWEFEEKHGVSSVNAFASMLSKKAVNSFIRTPMNDLSCLILLKELVSSLTMGGISTAISGNSAPISGSEHLISHALDKTSSSPQMHGIQVGIATYIMANVQNHRAERMTKVFTRTGFFDYVKTLNLDKEEYRHAINVAPSIKPNRYTYLHDEVYQQKALQFLEEDPMLQEIFSSE from the coding sequence ATGATCAATCCTGTTACTTCTGTACCTATCCCTGCAATTTTAGAAATAAGTAAAGGAGCTACACTTCATCTAGAGCATATTTTACAGAAGCACGGATTTAATAACGGGTTAATACTTTTCGATAGCTTCACCTATCATGCATATAAACAGAACCTTCAACAATCTCTTAAAAGTGTAAAGATGGATATGGTAATGCTTCCAGGAGATTTAGACATTTCAGCGTTAATCAAAACTGCTTTCGAATTGCAGCATTATGAAGTAATCTTAGCTATGGGTGGCGGCACGATAATTGACTACGGGAAGTATATTGCGTTTTCGAAAAGAATTCCATTCATCAGTATACCAACTTCAGCTTCTAATGATGGGTTCGCAAGCAGTAATTGTTCTCTTCAAGTAAATAAAAGGAAAACAACAGTACCAGCAAAAATTCCGTATGGCATTATCACTGATTTACAAATCATTGAAAAAGCACCTCAAAAATTTATTTTAGCTGGTATCGGAGATTTAATGTCGAATATTACTGCTTTATATGATTGGGAGTTTGAAGAAAAACACGGAGTTAGTTCTGTTAATGCATTCGCTTCAATGCTTAGCAAAAAAGCAGTTAACAGCTTTATACGTACACCAATGAACGATTTAAGTTGTTTAATTTTATTAAAAGAACTTGTGAGTTCACTCACAATGGGTGGTATCTCAACAGCAATAAGTGGTAATAGTGCACCAATAAGCGGTTCTGAACACCTAATATCTCATGCACTTGACAAAACTTCTTCCTCACCCCAAATGCATGGAATTCAAGTCGGTATCGCTACTTATATTATGGCCAATGTTCAAAATCATCGAGCCGAACGAATGACTAAAGTATTTACTCGAACAGGTTTTTTTGATTATGTGAAAACATTAAATTTAGATAAGGAAGAATATCGACATGCCATCAATGTCGCACCATCAATAAAACCAAATAGATATACATACTTACACGATGAAGTGTACCAGCAAAAAGCATTACAGTTCCTTGAGGAAGATCCCATGCTGCAAGAAATTTTCAGCAGTGAATAG
- a CDS encoding IS5/IS1182 family transposase has product EAIFSEIDIDPLIYAVSKKSIYGAPTSLNYPAMIYGCIARIHEGIPTIKKLVQRLKNDLIFRLDCGFLLSDNVPSESSFSRLIHLLSKSNAIEKSQNTLVRQAIQEGFIKDDMAAVDVTHFEARDRAKASEKKEPIEPKKRGRKSKKEREQWLKEQVEQEAGRTLYEKEIAHQLSASLDELRSEVPLTPTWGIKKNSERKNVAWFGYKAHLAVGTQSQYILQTLMSSASLSDGKGAIPLIKGIHETLHLTIRYGLLDAGYDFKAIYQQLHNMNAQGIIAYNPRNEQEVEGFDGNFSPTCVREHSYQYDSYDSAYHRLKYTRPKECKECPLANDTLCQKVYKIKRLVDIRKYVEPVRGSQKWKTLYKQRTSVERVNAYLKEYFQLNNVRHRSGKVAKVHFDLVTLIYNGTKLAIDRMNRKVLQNSIAV; this is encoded by the coding sequence TTGAAGCAATTTTTTCAGAAATTGATATTGATCCTCTTATCTATGCTGTATCTAAAAAATCAATTTACGGCGCACCTACGTCTTTAAATTATCCTGCAATGATTTATGGATGCATTGCCCGTATCCATGAAGGCATTCCAACTATTAAGAAACTTGTTCAACGATTAAAAAATGATCTCATATTTCGTTTGGATTGCGGTTTTCTCTTATCTGATAATGTACCTTCAGAAAGTTCTTTTTCTCGTCTGATTCATCTGCTGTCTAAATCAAATGCCATTGAGAAAAGTCAAAATACACTCGTAAGACAAGCTATTCAAGAAGGTTTTATTAAAGATGATATGGCTGCCGTTGATGTTACTCATTTTGAAGCACGAGATCGAGCGAAAGCTTCAGAGAAAAAAGAACCTATTGAACCTAAAAAACGAGGTCGTAAATCAAAAAAAGAGCGTGAACAATGGCTCAAAGAACAAGTTGAACAAGAAGCAGGAAGGACATTATATGAGAAAGAAATTGCTCATCAGTTAAGTGCTTCATTAGATGAACTTCGTTCAGAAGTACCACTAACCCCAACCTGGGGTATCAAGAAAAATAGCGAACGAAAAAACGTAGCCTGGTTTGGTTATAAAGCACACTTAGCTGTTGGTACACAGAGCCAGTATATCCTTCAAACGTTGATGTCATCGGCAAGTTTAAGTGATGGAAAAGGAGCTATTCCATTAATAAAAGGGATACATGAGACACTTCATTTAACCATTCGTTATGGATTATTAGATGCTGGATATGATTTTAAAGCGATTTATCAACAACTACACAACATGAATGCTCAAGGCATTATCGCTTATAACCCTCGCAACGAACAAGAAGTTGAAGGATTTGACGGAAATTTCTCTCCAACCTGTGTTCGTGAACATTCTTATCAATATGATAGTTATGATTCAGCTTATCATAGATTGAAATACACACGACCAAAAGAGTGTAAGGAATGTCCTCTTGCAAATGACACACTGTGTCAGAAAGTCTATAAGATAAAACGTCTAGTTGATATACGAAAATATGTAGAACCTGTCCGAGGTTCTCAAAAGTGGAAGACTCTTTATAAACAACGAACATCTGTAGAGCGTGTGAATGCTTATCTCAAAGAATATTTTCAACTGAATAATGTACGTCATCGAAGTGGAAAAGTTGCAAAGGTGCATTTTGACTTAGTCACGCTTATTTATAATGGAACAAAACTAGCAATTGACCGGATGAACCGAAAGGTGCTACAAAATTCAATAGCTGTATAG
- a CDS encoding MurR/RpiR family transcriptional regulator — protein sequence MTKQDVYERILSKRDEMSKSHKKIASFLIKNSDSAPFLTASKLAKQVEVGEATIIRFAVFLGYKGYPDLQRHLQEDLKTKWTSAERFEQTTNVNENEKHVWKEVLSDDLSNIKETLRGIDEYVFTEAIQALVQAERIYIIAYRSAQSLGIFLEFYLDLVLQNTKLIQQSDGVSEHLLDITERDLVIGIGFSRYTKRTVDVLKYAHEKGAQTIVITDHSMSPLAPFGNYQLYTATSINSFIDSFTAPLSIINALITGVTRSKQQKVKERLIELELLWDKFDVFHD from the coding sequence TTGACGAAGCAAGATGTATATGAACGCATCCTTTCAAAACGTGATGAAATGAGTAAATCACATAAAAAAATAGCAAGCTTTTTAATTAAAAATTCCGATAGTGCACCATTTTTAACTGCTTCAAAACTTGCCAAACAAGTTGAAGTCGGCGAAGCTACAATTATTCGCTTTGCCGTCTTTCTCGGTTATAAGGGTTATCCAGATTTACAACGTCATTTACAAGAAGATCTAAAAACAAAATGGACTTCTGCAGAACGGTTTGAACAGACAACAAATGTGAATGAAAATGAGAAACATGTATGGAAGGAAGTTCTTTCAGATGACCTGAGCAATATTAAAGAAACGTTGCGAGGGATCGACGAATATGTTTTCACTGAAGCTATACAAGCTCTTGTTCAAGCTGAGAGAATTTACATTATTGCTTATCGAAGTGCTCAAAGTCTAGGAATCTTTCTTGAATTTTATTTAGACCTTGTACTGCAAAATACAAAGCTTATTCAACAATCTGATGGAGTTTCTGAGCACTTACTTGATATCACTGAACGAGACCTTGTTATTGGAATTGGTTTTTCACGCTATACTAAACGTACTGTAGATGTTTTAAAATATGCACATGAAAAAGGAGCTCAAACAATCGTTATTACGGATCATTCCATGTCTCCTCTTGCCCCATTTGGGAATTATCAACTATATACTGCTACAAGCATCAATTCATTCATTGACTCTTTCACTGCTCCTTTAAGTATTATTAACGCCCTAATTACAGGTGTTACACGCTCAAAGCAACAAAAGGTAAAGGAAAGATTAATTGAACTTGAATTATTATGGGATAAATTCGATGTTTTTCATGATTAA
- a CDS encoding aspartate aminotransferase family protein: MENTSPALSTYKNRTKRSYEIMQEAKKVMPNGVTANIKSFSPYPIVMNNGTGATLTDVDGNKYVDYLLSYGCLMLGHGHPAIKQALIDQLDQDGTNLFGTPHQLEITFGKRIMSHYPSIESVRYTNSGTEATLLALRLASAYTGKNKIAKFEGHYHGGYDQMLFSINPSADEYGPEHTPQVVPESKGIDPHYQKQTLVLPFNDIENTEKLLRLHQNELAAVIIEPIQAGFIPATASFLKELRRITEELNILLIFDEVKTGFRIEIGGAQQLYKIKPDLTTLGKVIGGGFPIGIIGGKKEILMESAASFTADVFDSTTSTGSKAKDILFHSGTYNGHPSILSVGMAVLDVLEQEIERVQNTTNLLKQQLEELFIKKSIPMKAIGKGTIFSVILTEENEIHNYRDIQKTNLELRKKIDYGLLNEGIYTKPLNRYSLSTAHTDKEVELTIKAYDKVLSQL, translated from the coding sequence ATGGAAAATACATCACCAGCATTAAGCACGTATAAAAATCGTACAAAACGTTCGTATGAAATTATGCAAGAAGCCAAGAAGGTCATGCCAAACGGTGTTACAGCTAACATTAAATCTTTTTCACCTTACCCAATTGTTATGAATAATGGAACTGGTGCAACTTTAACTGATGTAGACGGTAATAAATATGTAGACTATCTTCTCTCATATGGTTGCCTCATGTTAGGTCATGGACATCCAGCTATTAAACAAGCATTAATTGATCAACTTGATCAAGATGGTACAAACTTATTTGGAACACCTCACCAATTAGAAATAACTTTCGGTAAACGAATAATGAGCCATTATCCAAGTATAGAATCGGTACGTTATACAAATTCAGGTACTGAAGCAACGCTCCTTGCACTTAGACTTGCTTCAGCTTATACAGGTAAAAATAAAATTGCCAAATTTGAAGGCCATTACCATGGTGGTTATGACCAAATGCTTTTTAGTATTAATCCATCAGCTGATGAATATGGACCGGAGCATACACCTCAAGTAGTTCCTGAATCGAAAGGAATTGATCCTCACTATCAAAAACAAACACTTGTTTTACCGTTCAATGATATTGAAAATACAGAAAAGCTTTTACGCCTACATCAAAATGAGCTTGCAGCGGTTATTATTGAACCGATTCAAGCAGGCTTCATTCCTGCTACTGCATCGTTTTTAAAAGAACTTCGTCGTATTACCGAAGAATTAAATATCTTACTAATATTTGATGAAGTTAAGACAGGATTTCGAATTGAAATTGGAGGTGCTCAACAACTATATAAAATTAAACCTGATTTAACAACTCTAGGAAAGGTCATTGGTGGAGGATTCCCAATTGGTATTATAGGTGGAAAAAAAGAAATTTTAATGGAGAGTGCTGCATCTTTTACTGCAGATGTTTTTGATTCAACTACAAGTACAGGATCGAAGGCTAAAGATATCCTCTTTCATAGTGGCACATATAATGGGCATCCATCTATTTTATCCGTCGGAATGGCTGTATTAGATGTTCTAGAACAAGAAATTGAACGTGTTCAGAACACGACAAACTTATTAAAACAACAACTCGAAGAACTATTTATCAAGAAAAGTATTCCAATGAAAGCAATTGGAAAAGGAACAATTTTTAGTGTAATATTAACGGAAGAAAATGAAATTCATAATTATCGTGACATTCAAAAGACTAATTTGGAATTGAGAAAGAAAATTGATTATGGCCTTTTAAATGAAGGAATCTATACAAAACCACTTAATCGTTATAGCCTCTCTACTGCACATACTGACAAAGAAGTCGAATTAACAATCAAAGCTTATGACAAAGTATTAAGTCAATTGTAA
- a CDS encoding MtnX-like HAD-IB family phosphatase produces MKKWAFVSDFDGTISKKDFYHIVIEKYFQQGEELRKQWKAGEIKDIDFLSTVFTSIHKEEQQIIDDILNIPIDEYVPAFIKHVQQSGGDFYVLSAGTDYYIKHILEKFNITDVKVFSNKGYYHENNVHLDIDPNHKHYSERYGIDKSKVIKELKEQYEEVYFAGDSEPDSHPAVFADVTFAKDSLQDLLRERDIPFVAVEAFTEIEKYLVEKGLITS; encoded by the coding sequence ATGAAAAAATGGGCTTTTGTATCAGATTTTGATGGAACAATTTCTAAAAAAGACTTTTATCACATCGTTATTGAAAAATATTTTCAGCAAGGTGAAGAACTACGTAAGCAATGGAAGGCTGGAGAAATAAAGGACATTGATTTCCTTTCGACTGTTTTTACATCCATTCATAAAGAAGAACAGCAAATTATCGATGATATTCTTAATATTCCAATCGATGAATACGTTCCTGCTTTTATAAAACATGTTCAACAAAGTGGCGGAGATTTTTACGTTTTAAGTGCTGGAACTGACTATTACATCAAACACATATTGGAAAAATTCAACATAACAGATGTAAAAGTATTCTCTAATAAAGGTTACTACCATGAAAATAATGTCCACTTGGATATTGATCCAAATCATAAACACTATTCTGAAAGATATGGGATAGATAAATCAAAAGTTATTAAAGAATTAAAAGAACAATATGAAGAAGTTTATTTTGCTGGAGATAGCGAACCTGATTCTCACCCTGCTGTATTTGCAGACGTTACTTTCGCAAAAGATAGCTTGCAGGATTTATTAAGAGAAAGAGACATTCCTTTCGTAGCTGTAGAGGCATTCACTGAAATTGAGAAATATTTAGTGGAAAAAGGATTGATCACTTCATGA
- a CDS encoding DUF2225 domain-containing protein: MPELNPLYDKHYTCPVCDFEFVTKKVRSRFIQAVSLESDFYSDYKDENISPLLYHVNICYSCGYAFADEANRYFLPGTKELIMKRITQNWRGQTHYSKERSAKEAIEAYILAIFAGSIRKEKPIVMAGLYLRLAWMYRKQNNEQKEKECINYALKSYEDSYYQGDYKDAKLSLTRMLYLMGALYKELGNPNKAVFYFSKVIQLKDKVIEKRIIELARDQWMEMRQEIKIQRAKEKANKQSIEPPNNNKKLRINFQSKKAST, translated from the coding sequence TTGCCTGAATTAAACCCTTTATATGATAAGCATTACACATGCCCAGTATGTGATTTTGAGTTTGTAACAAAGAAAGTACGCTCTCGGTTTATTCAAGCTGTCTCTTTAGAATCGGACTTTTATTCTGATTACAAAGATGAAAACATTAGTCCCCTACTTTATCACGTGAACATCTGTTATTCATGTGGATATGCATTTGCTGATGAAGCAAATCGCTACTTTTTACCAGGGACAAAGGAATTAATAATGAAAAGAATCACACAAAATTGGCGTGGGCAAACCCATTACAGCAAAGAGCGCTCAGCAAAAGAAGCAATTGAAGCTTACATTCTTGCAATTTTTGCTGGATCTATTAGAAAGGAAAAACCGATCGTGATGGCTGGATTATATTTACGATTGGCTTGGATGTATCGCAAACAAAACAATGAACAAAAAGAAAAAGAATGTATTAATTATGCTCTAAAATCCTATGAGGACAGTTATTATCAAGGTGATTATAAAGATGCAAAATTATCTCTCACTCGAATGTTATATTTAATGGGAGCTCTCTATAAGGAACTTGGAAACCCAAACAAAGCGGTGTTTTATTTTTCAAAAGTTATCCAGCTCAAAGACAAAGTTATTGAGAAACGTATTATTGAATTAGCACGTGATCAATGGATGGAAATGCGCCAAGAAATAAAGATACAAAGAGCTAAAGAAAAAGCAAATAAGCAATCAATTGAACCACCAAACAATAATAAAAAACTTCGAATTAACTTTCAATCAAAAAAAGCATCCACATAA